The DNA segment GTGATTATAAGAAATACAGCATTTCTGCCAGATTGTGGAAAATGAAACCGGTAAACATTGAAATTCACGTTTAAATATATTACAATAAGGGTGTAATTCACTGAACTATAATGTCATTTATAAATTAAGATGTATCGGACATATGCCGTTTTAAGGTATATGTCTGGTTTTTGTTTATGGGGTTGTACTTAAAAGATAATATAAATGGAATTTATCGCCGGAATGATGAAGGGATGATCTATATGATACAGAACATGGAAAAGCTGAAACAGCTAAGCAGCCATTTTATCCATCTTTATATTGAGGAACGAGATTATGAGCATTTGCATACCTATCTGTCTGCCGATATATCCTGGTATGGGATGAGACAGCATGCTTGCTGCCTCACATTACCTGATGTACAACGGCTTTTTCATGAGGAAACAAAATTGTATAAAAAGCGTTTTCTGATACAGGAGGAGGCTTATGAGGTTGTCTGTCAGAAACCGTCATTTGCAGTTGTAACAATATCCTGTACTCTATATTCGCAAGGGGAAAGCCGTGATTCCACAAAGCACTATCTTCGTATTTCCCTAATCTGGACTCTGGAAGCAGAAGACTGGAAAATCTGCCATGTACACATCTCTGCACCTTGGAAGGAGGAAACACCCAAGCTGACACAAGGCTGTGACAACGGCCCACAAACAATGACACAGCTGCACAACCGGCAATGCGATGCTCTCACTCATATTTATAATCTGGAAGGCTTCGCAGAGGCAGTGCAGTCTGTTCTTGAGAACACAAAGCAGCAGTTTGCCTTGTTTAAATTCGGTATTCGTGATTTTCGTTTCATAAATCAAACGCACGGCTATGCTTTTGGTGACGATGTGTTAAAATGTATTGCACGTAATCTAAGCTCGATCTGTCAGAAGGAGGAGCTGTGCGCGCGTATTGAGAAGGATACATTTGCTGTATTGTTTCATTTCACAAATAAAAAAGAGCTTCATAACCGTCTGCACAATATACGTAAGCACTTGCTTGATGAGCATATTGAAAAACGCCTGAAGCATCCAATACAATACATAGGAGGTGTCTATCTGATACAGGCAGGGCATACAGAGAGTATTAAATCTATGCTGGACAAGGCAGTGCTGGCAATGCAGTATGTCGAGCGAAGTAGCCGCAACAGTGATTTCTTATATTTTGAAGACTGGATGCTGAATCAGAAAAACCGCAGCAGTGAATTGTTGGAGGAGGCTGTAAAGGCTATGCAGGAGGATGCATTTCAGTTGTATATTCAGCCGCAATTTAACCTCATAGATAAAAATGTCATATCCGGAGAAGCACTATCCCGCTGGTTTCTTGCGGATGGTACTGCTGTTCCTCCGGATGAGTTTATCACGCTCTTTGAAAAGCACGGTATTATTTCTAGCTTTGA comes from the Erysipelotrichaceae bacterium 66202529 genome and includes:
- a CDS encoding EAL domain-containing protein; amino-acid sequence: MIQNMEKLKQLSSHFIHLYIEERDYEHLHTYLSADISWYGMRQHACCLTLPDVQRLFHEETKLYKKRFLIQEEAYEVVCQKPSFAVVTISCTLYSQGESRDSTKHYLRISLIWTLEAEDWKICHVHISAPWKEETPKLTQGCDNGPQTMTQLHNRQCDALTHIYNLEGFAEAVQSVLENTKQQFALFKFGIRDFRFINQTHGYAFGDDVLKCIARNLSSICQKEELCARIEKDTFAVLFHFTNKKELHNRLHNIRKHLLDEHIEKRLKHPIQYIGGVYLIQAGHTESIKSMLDKAVLAMQYVERSSRNSDFLYFEDWMLNQKNRSSELLEEAVKAMQEDAFQLYIQPQFNLIDKNVISGEALSRWFLADGTAVPPDEFITLFEKHGIISSFDFYVLEKLCKVMRSWLDEGRSMLPISINQSRLHIKEPSYLKKFCEIVDFYKIPHELIVYELTESAFTDCVRELQDFMKEIHKAGFQIAIDDFGTGYAGIGMLSQVDADILKLDKSMLNGLGTDRRQMTISWKIIEMAHSIGMQVICEGIETREQYYDLKMLRCDIGQGFLVSRPIPAEQFAVQYLPNAVLL